Within Patescibacteria group bacterium, the genomic segment GCCGCGTAGAGGTCTTCCTTATCGGCAACCGCCCGAAAGCTCTTGCCGGCAACAGAGAAATTAAATTCCGCCCGAAACACGTCGCCTCTATGGTGATGTTTTGTGGTCTTCCCCACCTCTACATCCATGATGGCGCTTGTGTCTTCTGGGTCAATAAATTTCTCAAGCGCGCGAACACGTTTTTCTACGTACGCGGAGATAGCGGAGGTCAACTCCAAATTAGTAGCTCTAACCTTATTGATATGTATTGCCATAAACCTATTATACTCAATTTTTATTTTTGAACAACCGCATCAACGCGGAGTATCTTTCCCGGACTGTGGTGTCCACTAATGATGCGCACCTTGGACACTGGTGCACCGAAATGCGCCGCGATCAATTCTCGCACTCTCGTGTTCGCCATGTTTTGCCTCGCCTCCTCTTTCACGCTTATCTCAAAATGATCCGGGGACGTTTGTTTGATCGTCTCTTTTTTGGCGCACGCAGACACTCTCACTTTGACGTACATACTAGACTTCGTGCACAAAGAGCATGTTCGTGCCGCCAACCTTGCCAAATGGCACACCGGCCGCGATGACCACCTTGTCGCCCTTGTGCGTTAATTTATTTTTTATCATAAATTTACCCACATGTTCCGTGACTTGTCCCACATATTTGAACGGCTTGATTAGGACGGGATAACAGCCGTAACTTAATGCCATCTTCCTGCACGCTCGCTCGTACGGACTCATGACGACAATCGGTTGGCTGGGCTTGAATCGCGAGATCATTCGCGCGGTAAATCCGGATTCGGTAAGAGCGACAATGACTTTTGCGCCGGTTTTGTCTGCTACATACACCACGGAGCCGGAAACCGCATCTACCACTTTCGCAATGTTGCCTACGCCGCTGATCTTCTTTTTTCGGTGCATCCCTTCCACGCGGATGGCAACGTCGCTCATCACGGTTACCGCTTGGACGGGATAGTCCCCGAGTGTGGTTTCTTCCGAAAGCATGACCGCATCGGTCCCGTCGAGAATTGAATTCGCCACATCGGAAACCTCCGCGCGCGTCGGCACGGGAGATTTGATCATGGATTCAAGCATTTGCGTCGCGGTGATGACCGGTTTCCCCGCGTGATTGCATTTATCAATGATCATTTTCTGCAGGATCGGCACATCTTGAGTGGGCACCTCTATCGCCAAGTCGCCACGCGCGATCATAATGCCGTCTGATTGTTCAATAATGCTGTCAATATTTTGTATCGCTTCACTGGTCTCTATTTTGGCAATAATACTGATGTCAGCGCCCCGCGTGCGCAATATTTTTCGCAAAGTAACAATATCGTCCGCTTGTCTCACGAAAGAAAGCGCAATGAAATCAACTTGGTGTTTGATGCCAAATTCAAGGTCTTTCTTGTCCTTTTCGGTAATAGCGCTGATGCGCAAATGAACCCCGGGCACGTTCACGCCTCGCCTCCCTTTCGTTTCTCCGCCCACGATCACTTTGCATTTGATCTCACTATTGTGAACGCTCAACACCTGTAGTTTCTTCTTTCCGTCGTCCAGTAAAATAAAGTCTCCTTTTTTTACCTCCTTGGGCAATTGTTTGTAGTTCACGAACGCCTTCGTTTCATCTCCCACTATCTTTTTCGTGGTAAGCGTAAACATGCTTCCCTTCTTGAGATGGACGCGCTCCTTATAGAATTCACCAATGCGGATCTTCGGACCCGCGAGATCTTGGAGGATGGCGATCGGTTTATCAAGCTTCGCTGACACCTTTCTGGCAACCTCAACGCGCTTGCCATGCTCAACAAAATCACCGTGAGAAAAATTAAGTCGTATCACATCCATGCCTGCCTTTGCGAGGGCCGTCATTGTTTTCTCGTTCTCGGTCACGGGTCCGATCGTAGCGACTATCTTGGTTTTCTTGGCGAATATATTTTTGTTCATTGAGTTTATCGGGTACGCTGAAAAGTGATAACGTAGCACGCATTGTAATAGATTTTTCTGCCTTGGTCAAATGAACCCCGTAGTAGATTTTGGCATTGCGCTTTTAGCGCGCACTTCGTGCTATGCCAAAATTCACTACGGGGTCAACCCTTTGCAATTTCAACGTTTTTTGCTATGATAACCCTGCTCTTTTGAAGAGCGAGGTTATTTCAACAAGCGAGGAGCGCGTGGAAAATTCTAATTTTACACAG encodes:
- the pyk gene encoding pyruvate kinase, with the protein product MNKNIFAKKTKIVATIGPVTENEKTMTALAKAGMDVIRLNFSHGDFVEHGKRVEVARKVSAKLDKPIAILQDLAGPKIRIGEFYKERVHLKKGSMFTLTTKKIVGDETKAFVNYKQLPKEVKKGDFILLDDGKKKLQVLSVHNSEIKCKVIVGGETKGRRGVNVPGVHLRISAITEKDKKDLEFGIKHQVDFIALSFVRQADDIVTLRKILRTRGADISIIAKIETSEAIQNIDSIIEQSDGIMIARGDLAIEVPTQDVPILQKMIIDKCNHAGKPVITATQMLESMIKSPVPTRAEVSDVANSILDGTDAVMLSEETTLGDYPVQAVTVMSDVAIRVEGMHRKKKISGVGNIAKVVDAVSGSVVYVADKTGAKVIVALTESGFTARMISRFKPSQPIVVMSPYERACRKMALSYGCYPVLIKPFKYVGQVTEHVGKFMIKNKLTHKGDKVVIAAGVPFGKVGGTNMLFVHEV
- a CDS encoding DUF167 domain-containing protein, whose translation is MYVKVRVSACAKKETIKQTSPDHFEISVKEEARQNMANTRVRELIAAHFGAPVSKVRIISGHHSPGKILRVDAVVQK
- the raiA gene encoding ribosome-associated translation inhibitor RaiA, producing MAIHINKVRATNLELTSAISAYVEKRVRALEKFIDPEDTSAIMDVEVGKTTKHHHRGDVFRAEFNFSVAGKSFRAVADKEDLYAAIDEVKDEMAREVRSSRSKEKTLFKRGKAAIKDLLKGLKE